The following are encoded in a window of Oncorhynchus keta strain PuntledgeMale-10-30-2019 chromosome 10, Oket_V2, whole genome shotgun sequence genomic DNA:
- the LOC118388571 gene encoding GTP-binding protein Rheb-like, producing MPQPKYRKIAVIGYRSVGKSSLTIQFVEGQFVDSYDPTIENTFNKMVSVNGQDFNLQLVDTAGQDEYSIFPQSHSMDIHGYVLVYAVTSMKSFEVVQVLHDKLLDMVGKIQVPTVLVGNKKDLHMERVIKPEEGKKLADSWGAAFMESSAKENETAVELFKRIILEMERADGNVASEDKKCAVM from the exons GAAAGTCTTCTCTCACAATACAGTTCGTGGAAGGACAGTTCGTAGATTCATATGACCCTACCATTGAAAACA CCTTCAACAAAATGGTGTCTGTCAACGGTCAAGACTTCAATCTTCAGTTGGTCGATACTGCGGGTCAG GACGAGTACTCTATTTTCCCTCAGTCTCATTCAATGGACATCCATGGTTATGTCTTGGTCTACGCAGTGACTTCCATGAAAAG TTTTGAAGTTGTTCAGGTTCTTCATGACAAGCTTCTAGATATGGTTGGGAAAATACA GGTGCCAACTGTTCTTGTTGGGAACAAAAAGGATCTCCACATGGAAAG GGTGATCAAGCCAGAAGAAGGGAAGAAGCTGGCCGACTCATGGGGAGCAGCGTTCATGGAGTCTTCTGCCAAGGAGAACGAG ACCGCTGTAGAGTTATTCAAGCGGATCATTCTGGAGATGGAAAGGGCGGATGGGAACGTTGCCTCAGAAGATAAGAAGTGTGCTGTGATGTAA